In a single window of the Pedococcus dokdonensis genome:
- a CDS encoding AMP-binding protein, with amino-acid sequence MSLAPPAPRSVGSTLPGLLQPRRSTCGFVDGLAGWGDRPAVHTPDGVITYRELAGAVRAARTQLSTTRQLVLLAAENTVDWLTTYLAALSLGHVVLLAPGDRPAHVAGLVERFRPGTVAQRSGSAWTVAPQVGVPEHDLHPDLALLLPTSGSTGSPKLVRLSHDNLDSNAASIVEALHLTERDRAMAALPVHYSYGLSVVHSHLACGGSLVLSDLSVVDPCFWTLFRDSGATGLAGVPHTYDLLERSGFAERDLPGLRTLTQAGGPLPAATADRFRALAAERGWRFSTMYGQTEATARMAVLPPELAATHPDAVGVAVPGGSFRVDAVPAHDEPLAEGVGELVYSGPNVMLGYATGVADLARGRDVHELRTGDLGTVDAAGVVRVVGRRSRFAKVLGLRLDLDHLEGDLGAAGAPVRCLDLGGRLGVVTPRPGHAETLLETLGDRHGLPRTSVVVLDGCELPILASGKPDYVEMRTQLTAVAAEVDTAGADRCELVVRLYRDLLGCPAASARTSFVDLGGDSLSYVEVSVRLEEVLGTLPADWQRRTPTDLAEASTIPVTASDARPRWRRVETNVVIRALAVLLILSNHTKLADLPGGAHTLLVIAGYNLARFQLTGRAPRERAARILHGVLRIWAPSAVWIAVVAVVVGTYDWRNVLLLNQVFGDWARWGPHWHFWFIEALVALMVGAAALCLVPGFHRLERRHAFAVPMALVGLGLLTRYAVVIPDAGPYRGANALVLLWLFATGWAASRATNRWQRLLVSAVPVLTLPGFWPTMPGREVTIIAGVLLLIWAPTLPVPAVTVRAMSAVASASLFVYLTHFAVYPHVMPVSSGLAVLASLAVGLLYWKVWGWASAAVGRRARATAGALRRRSAVGRGIVGEGPHGADHLHRDRRPRRPGL; translated from the coding sequence GTGTCGCTCGCGCCCCCCGCCCCCCGATCGGTCGGCAGCACCCTGCCGGGCCTGCTCCAGCCGCGACGCTCCACCTGCGGCTTCGTCGACGGCCTGGCGGGGTGGGGCGACCGGCCGGCCGTGCACACCCCCGACGGCGTCATCACCTACCGCGAGCTCGCCGGCGCCGTGCGCGCGGCCAGGACGCAGCTCTCGACCACCCGGCAGCTCGTGCTCCTGGCGGCCGAGAACACGGTCGACTGGCTCACCACCTACCTCGCGGCCCTGAGCCTTGGGCACGTGGTGCTCCTCGCGCCCGGTGACCGACCGGCCCACGTGGCGGGGCTCGTCGAGCGCTTCCGCCCGGGGACGGTCGCCCAGCGCTCGGGTTCGGCGTGGACGGTGGCGCCGCAGGTCGGGGTGCCCGAGCACGACCTGCACCCCGATCTCGCGCTCCTGCTCCCGACGTCGGGCTCGACGGGGTCACCGAAGCTGGTGCGCCTCTCCCACGACAACCTCGACAGCAACGCGGCCTCGATCGTGGAGGCCCTCCACCTGACCGAGCGCGACCGGGCGATGGCCGCGCTCCCGGTGCACTACAGCTACGGCTTGTCCGTGGTGCACAGCCACCTGGCCTGTGGTGGCAGCCTCGTCCTGAGCGACCTCTCCGTCGTCGACCCCTGCTTCTGGACGCTCTTTCGCGACTCGGGGGCGACGGGGCTGGCCGGGGTCCCGCACACCTACGACCTGCTCGAGCGCAGCGGCTTCGCCGAGCGGGACCTCCCCGGCCTGCGCACGCTCACCCAGGCCGGCGGGCCGCTGCCCGCCGCGACGGCCGACCGGTTCCGGGCCCTCGCCGCGGAGCGGGGCTGGCGCTTCTCGACGATGTACGGACAGACCGAGGCCACGGCCCGGATGGCGGTGCTGCCGCCGGAGCTGGCGGCCACACATCCCGATGCCGTCGGCGTGGCCGTGCCGGGTGGGTCGTTCCGCGTCGACGCGGTCCCGGCCCACGACGAGCCGCTCGCCGAGGGCGTCGGCGAGCTCGTCTACAGCGGCCCGAACGTGATGCTGGGTTACGCGACCGGCGTGGCCGACCTCGCCCGGGGCCGCGACGTGCACGAGCTGCGCACCGGTGACCTCGGCACCGTCGACGCGGCCGGCGTGGTGCGCGTGGTCGGCCGCCGGAGCCGGTTCGCGAAGGTGCTGGGGCTGAGGCTCGACCTCGACCACCTCGAGGGTGACCTCGGCGCTGCGGGTGCCCCCGTCCGCTGCCTCGACCTCGGTGGCCGGCTCGGCGTGGTGACGCCGCGCCCCGGCCACGCCGAGACCCTGCTCGAGACCTTGGGGGACCGGCACGGGCTTCCTCGCACGTCGGTGGTCGTCCTCGACGGCTGCGAGCTGCCGATCCTCGCCTCGGGCAAACCCGACTACGTGGAGATGCGGACCCAGCTGACCGCCGTCGCGGCGGAGGTGGACACCGCGGGCGCGGACCGGTGCGAGCTCGTCGTGCGGCTCTACCGCGACCTGCTCGGGTGCCCGGCTGCCAGCGCCCGCACCAGCTTCGTCGACCTCGGCGGCGACTCGCTGTCGTATGTCGAGGTGTCCGTCCGCCTCGAGGAGGTGCTCGGCACCCTGCCCGCCGACTGGCAACGGCGCACGCCCACGGACCTCGCCGAGGCCAGCACGATCCCGGTCACCGCCAGCGACGCGAGGCCCCGCTGGCGGCGCGTGGAGACCAACGTCGTCATCAGGGCACTGGCCGTCCTGCTGATCCTCTCCAACCACACCAAGCTGGCCGATCTCCCCGGCGGTGCGCACACCCTGCTCGTCATCGCGGGCTACAACCTCGCGCGCTTCCAGCTCACCGGGCGAGCGCCACGGGAGCGGGCGGCGCGGATCCTCCACGGGGTGTTGCGCATCTGGGCGCCGAGCGCGGTCTGGATCGCGGTCGTCGCCGTGGTCGTCGGCACCTATGACTGGCGCAACGTCCTCCTCCTCAACCAGGTGTTCGGCGACTGGGCCCGCTGGGGGCCGCACTGGCACTTCTGGTTCATCGAGGCGCTCGTGGCGCTGATGGTCGGGGCGGCGGCGCTCTGCCTCGTCCCCGGCTTCCACCGCCTGGAGCGGCGCCACGCCTTCGCGGTGCCGATGGCGCTGGTCGGGCTGGGGCTGCTGACCAGGTATGCCGTGGTGATCCCGGACGCGGGGCCGTACCGGGGAGCCAACGCGCTCGTGCTCCTCTGGCTGTTCGCGACCGGCTGGGCGGCCAGCCGGGCCACGAACCGCTGGCAGCGGCTGCTCGTCTCGGCGGTGCCGGTGCTGACGCTGCCCGGGTTCTGGCCGACCATGCCGGGACGTGAGGTGACCATCATCGCCGGAGTGCTGCTGCTGATCTGGGCGCCGACCCTGCCGGTGCCGGCGGTGACCGTCCGGGCGATGTCTGCCGTGGCGTCCGCCTCGCTCTTCGTCTACCTCACCCACTTCGCGGTCTACCCGCACGTGATGCCCGTGAGCTCCGGGCTGGCCGTGCTGGCCTCGCTCGCGGTCGGGCTGCTCTACTGGAAGGTCTGGGGCTGGGCCTCGGCGGCGGTGGGTCGCCGCGCCCGGGCGACGGCAGGCGCCCTGCGGCGGCGGTCAGCCGTCGGCCGTGGCATCGTCGGGGAAGGCCCGCACGGCGCCGACCACCTGCACCGCGACCGGCGTCCCCGCCGCCCAGGCCTCTGA
- a CDS encoding alpha/beta fold hydrolase has protein sequence MDSSQEPALTTQWRRVGDTWVRLLRFDPVVGEAGARGTVLLVPGLGLPRYLLPLARHLATQGAVVVVMDALAWRGRGRRTAPTIGGLAAVAAGVVSTLGPGPAVVFGHSTGAQAALEAVLETQAQWSGPSGRLALVMGGPTFRPDQRRWRRLGPAALTAYRKDTPKELVVLKDVARVRTDLVRIVQSGRRHTVEDRVPLLTVPLTLTAGEADSFATGDWLELLAARAGVPGRAVVLPGSHNNPFTHPELVGALVLDHLERPRVG, from the coding sequence GTGGACAGCAGCCAGGAGCCGGCCCTGACGACGCAGTGGCGCCGAGTCGGTGACACCTGGGTGCGGCTCCTGCGGTTCGACCCGGTGGTGGGGGAGGCGGGCGCTCGGGGCACCGTGCTCCTCGTGCCCGGCCTGGGCCTGCCGCGCTACCTGCTCCCGCTCGCCCGGCACCTCGCCACGCAGGGGGCAGTGGTCGTCGTGATGGACGCCCTCGCTTGGCGCGGGCGAGGACGTCGGACCGCGCCCACCATCGGAGGACTGGCTGCGGTGGCGGCCGGCGTGGTGTCGACGCTGGGCCCGGGTCCGGCGGTCGTCTTCGGGCACTCGACCGGTGCGCAGGCTGCGCTCGAGGCGGTCCTGGAGACGCAGGCGCAGTGGTCGGGGCCGTCCGGACGGCTCGCGCTAGTGATGGGTGGCCCGACCTTCCGGCCCGACCAGCGACGGTGGCGACGGCTCGGGCCCGCTGCGCTCACGGCATACCGGAAGGACACACCCAAGGAGCTGGTCGTCCTCAAGGACGTCGCCCGGGTGCGCACCGACCTGGTCCGAATCGTCCAGTCCGGCCGGCGGCACACGGTCGAGGACCGGGTGCCGCTGCTGACCGTGCCGCTGACCCTGACGGCCGGCGAGGCGGACTCGTTCGCGACCGGGGACTGGCTGGAGCTGCTGGCCGCACGGGCCGGCGTGCCGGGGCGTGCGGTGGTGCTGCCGGGGTCGCACAACAACCCGTTCACCCACCCCGAGCTGGTCGGTGCCCTCGTCCTCGACCACCTGGAGCGGCCGCGAGTTGGTTAG
- a CDS encoding pirin family protein, translating into MSNVEEQPQETVCATSTAPEGVEVLEPRDVPLGGPRAMTVRRTLPQRQRSLIGAWCFADHYGPDDVAASGGMDVPPHPHTGLQTVSWLFAGEIEHRDSLGSHAVVRPGAVNLMTGGLGIAHSEVSTPGTTVLHGAQLWVALPDAHRNAPKDFQHHEPTPTRVDGATVSVFLGSLAGQSSPVQTFTPLLGAEVTVDAGASVELALEAAYEHGVLADGDGLTVNGTATARSAMAYLPTGTPTLTLTNASGAPSRALLLGGPPFEEEIVMWWNFVGRSHDDIVSAREEWMAHSARFGEVEGYAGEVQHLPAPPLPAVRIKPRANASRPTRGS; encoded by the coding sequence GTGAGCAACGTGGAGGAGCAACCACAGGAGACCGTCTGCGCCACCTCCACCGCACCCGAGGGGGTCGAGGTCCTCGAGCCGCGCGACGTGCCGCTCGGCGGACCGCGCGCGATGACGGTCCGCCGCACCCTCCCCCAGCGCCAGCGCTCGCTGATCGGCGCGTGGTGCTTCGCCGACCACTACGGCCCGGACGACGTCGCGGCCAGTGGCGGCATGGACGTCCCACCCCACCCGCACACCGGCCTCCAGACGGTCAGCTGGCTCTTTGCCGGCGAGATCGAGCACCGCGACAGCCTCGGTTCCCACGCCGTCGTCCGGCCGGGGGCCGTGAACCTGATGACGGGCGGCCTCGGCATCGCCCACTCCGAGGTCTCCACGCCGGGCACCACGGTCCTGCACGGGGCACAGCTCTGGGTGGCCCTCCCCGACGCGCATCGCAACGCCCCCAAGGACTTCCAGCACCACGAGCCGACGCCCACCCGCGTCGACGGGGCCACCGTCTCGGTCTTCCTCGGCAGCCTCGCAGGCCAGTCCTCCCCCGTGCAGACCTTCACCCCGCTCCTCGGCGCGGAGGTCACCGTCGACGCAGGTGCGAGCGTGGAGCTCGCCCTCGAGGCGGCATACGAGCACGGGGTGCTGGCCGACGGCGACGGGCTCACGGTCAACGGCACCGCGACGGCGCGCAGCGCCATGGCCTACCTCCCCACCGGGACACCGACGCTCACCCTCACCAATGCGTCCGGCGCACCCTCGCGCGCGCTGCTGCTCGGCGGCCCGCCGTTCGAGGAGGAGATCGTCATGTGGTGGAACTTCGTGGGCCGCAGCCACGACGACATCGTCTCCGCGCGTGAGGAGTGGATGGCCCACAGCGCGCGGTTCGGCGAGGTCGAGGGGTATGCCGGTGAGGTCCAGCACCTGCCGGCGCCTCCCCTCCCAGCGGTGCGGATCAAGCCGCGGGCCAACGCTTCTCGGCCCACCCGGGGCTCGTGA
- a CDS encoding SDR family NAD(P)-dependent oxidoreductase, with protein MSHAPGGPVLVTGCSSGIGRATASALARAGHSVYATARRPETLGELEAAGLHVLALDVTSEESMVAAVGTIEAEHGRVGALVNNAGYGEYGTIEETDLEKVRTMFETNVFGLSRMTQLVLPAMRAAGEGRIVNVGSMGGRFTFPVGGYYHATKHAVEALSDALRNEVRGFGIGVSLIEPGLIRTGFAGTALSSGAAAAQGSSPYAGLLAASAGNTTGGYGNRLVSAGPEAVAKVVRRAIESSHPRPRYVVTPTARALIATRRFGGDRLWDLMMRAQFGS; from the coding sequence GTGAGCCACGCGCCGGGAGGGCCGGTCCTGGTCACCGGCTGTTCGTCGGGGATCGGCCGCGCCACGGCGAGCGCCCTGGCACGGGCTGGACACAGCGTCTACGCGACCGCCCGCAGACCGGAGACGCTGGGCGAGCTCGAGGCTGCCGGCCTCCACGTCCTCGCCCTCGATGTGACGTCCGAGGAGTCGATGGTGGCCGCCGTGGGCACGATCGAGGCCGAGCACGGCCGGGTCGGCGCACTGGTCAACAACGCCGGCTACGGCGAGTACGGCACCATCGAGGAGACCGACCTCGAGAAGGTGCGGACGATGTTCGAGACGAACGTCTTCGGGCTGTCGCGCATGACCCAGCTCGTGCTGCCCGCCATGCGCGCGGCCGGCGAGGGTCGGATCGTCAACGTCGGGTCGATGGGTGGGCGGTTCACCTTCCCGGTGGGTGGCTACTACCACGCGACCAAGCACGCGGTGGAGGCGCTGAGCGACGCCCTGCGCAACGAGGTGCGTGGCTTCGGCATCGGCGTCAGCCTGATCGAGCCGGGCCTGATCCGCACCGGCTTCGCGGGCACGGCGCTCTCGTCCGGTGCCGCCGCTGCACAGGGCAGCTCGCCGTATGCCGGGTTACTGGCTGCCAGCGCAGGCAACACCACGGGTGGTTATGGGAACCGCCTGGTCTCCGCCGGCCCCGAAGCCGTGGCAAAGGTGGTCCGCCGGGCGATCGAGTCCAGCCACCCCAGGCCGCGCTACGTCGTGACCCCCACTGCCAGGGCCCTGATCGCGACCCGCCGCTTCGGCGGCGACCGGCTGTGGGACCTGATGATGCGCGCCCAGTTCGGCAGCTGA
- a CDS encoding PHP domain-containing protein, whose protein sequence is MVATVAPLTAPVEPDEALRRIAFLLERERAGTYRVEAFRKAVLTVRETPEDELHTRHEAGTLQDLPGIGKSTAAVVAEALDGELPAYLETLQGKAKPLAKGGTELLSRLKGDCHSHSNWSDGGSPIDEMVLTAVELGHEWLVLTDHSPQLRVANGLTAERLTKQLAIVDAINSSLGEEFRLLKGIEVDILDDGALDQTDTMLGQLDLVTASVHSKLRMNRAPMTKRMVAAVSNPRVNVLGHCTGRLVEGNRGTRPQSDFDARAVFEACAEHDTAVEINSRPERRDPPDDLIELAMEVGCLFAIDSDAHAPGQLEMKAYGCERAEVLGIDPDRIVTTWDVDRLLEWTAARA, encoded by the coding sequence GTGGTCGCCACCGTCGCACCCCTCACCGCACCCGTCGAGCCCGACGAGGCGTTGCGGCGCATCGCCTTCCTGCTCGAGCGCGAGCGGGCGGGCACCTACCGCGTCGAGGCGTTCCGCAAGGCCGTGCTGACCGTCCGGGAGACGCCGGAGGACGAGCTGCACACCCGGCACGAGGCGGGCACGCTCCAGGACCTTCCGGGCATCGGCAAGTCCACGGCCGCGGTGGTGGCGGAGGCGCTGGACGGCGAGCTGCCGGCATACCTCGAGACGCTGCAGGGCAAGGCCAAGCCACTGGCGAAGGGCGGCACCGAGCTGCTCTCCCGGCTGAAGGGCGACTGCCATTCGCACTCCAACTGGTCGGACGGCGGCAGCCCGATCGACGAGATGGTCCTCACCGCCGTCGAGCTCGGGCACGAGTGGCTGGTGCTGACCGACCACTCCCCCCAGCTGCGGGTCGCCAACGGCCTGACCGCCGAGCGGCTCACCAAGCAGCTCGCCATCGTCGACGCGATCAACTCGTCGCTGGGTGAGGAGTTCCGGCTGCTCAAGGGCATCGAGGTCGACATCCTCGACGACGGCGCGCTCGACCAGACCGACACCATGCTCGGTCAGCTCGACCTCGTCACGGCCAGCGTCCACTCCAAGCTGAGGATGAACCGCGCCCCGATGACCAAGCGGATGGTGGCCGCGGTGTCCAACCCGCGGGTCAACGTGCTCGGCCACTGCACCGGCCGGCTGGTCGAAGGCAACCGTGGCACCCGGCCGCAGTCCGACTTCGACGCCCGGGCGGTGTTCGAGGCCTGCGCCGAGCACGACACGGCGGTCGAGATCAACAGCCGGCCGGAGCGTCGCGACCCACCCGACGACCTCATCGAGCTGGCCATGGAGGTCGGCTGCCTCTTTGCGATCGACTCCGACGCCCACGCGCCGGGGCAGCTCGAGATGAAGGCCTACGGCTGCGAACGCGCCGAGGTGCTCGGCATCGACCCCGACCGGATCGTGACGACCTGGGACGTCGACCGGCTGCTGGAGTGGACCGCCGCGAGGGCTTGA
- a CDS encoding GntR family transcriptional regulator, translating to MSDLLVTIDLAAAEPPYEQVRAQLAGLIGRGSLAEGDRLPTVRALAADLGLAVNTVARAYKELEAEGLVTTRRRAGTVVAAGSQPLDVALNRSAADYAIRAARAGLSESAAVDLVRAALREARA from the coding sequence GTGAGCGACCTGCTGGTCACCATCGACCTCGCCGCCGCCGAGCCGCCCTACGAGCAGGTCCGGGCCCAGCTGGCCGGCCTGATCGGCCGCGGGAGCCTGGCCGAGGGCGACCGGCTGCCGACGGTGCGCGCCCTCGCGGCCGACCTGGGGCTTGCGGTCAACACCGTGGCCCGCGCCTACAAGGAGCTCGAGGCGGAGGGCCTGGTGACCACGCGCCGGCGGGCCGGGACGGTCGTCGCGGCCGGCTCCCAACCGCTCGACGTCGCCCTCAACCGCAGCGCCGCCGACTACGCGATCCGGGCCGCCCGTGCCGGTCTCAGCGAGTCGGCCGCGGTCGACCTGGTGCGCGCAGCGCTGCGCGAGGCACGCGCCTGA
- a CDS encoding NADP-dependent oxidoreductase codes for MKAITYAEYGDPDILQLSDLPTPKVGPGEVLIRVRSAAVNPVDWKVAKGYLDGLMVVEFPAIPGWDVAGVVEAVGLDTPEWSVGDEVIAYARKDWVQGGTFAELVTAPVRTVARKPKSLDWHQAAGLPLAGLTAYQLLARLGLKDGETVLVHAAAGGVGLLAVQIAKALGARVIGTASEGNHEFLRGLGAEPVTYGDGLAERVRELAPDGVDVVADFVGGVLDSTLAVLADAGRHGSIADGTVAEKGGISAWVRPSAEDLTALGDLADEGRLTVPVAEVFALADVAKAFELSQSGHVRGKIAIEVSTN; via the coding sequence ATGAAGGCAATCACCTACGCCGAGTACGGCGACCCCGACATCCTCCAGCTCTCCGACCTGCCGACCCCCAAGGTGGGCCCGGGTGAGGTGCTGATCCGCGTCCGAAGCGCCGCGGTCAATCCCGTCGACTGGAAGGTGGCCAAGGGCTACCTCGACGGCCTGATGGTCGTCGAGTTCCCCGCCATCCCCGGCTGGGACGTCGCCGGGGTCGTCGAGGCCGTGGGCCTCGACACGCCCGAGTGGTCGGTCGGCGACGAGGTGATCGCCTACGCCCGCAAGGACTGGGTGCAGGGCGGGACGTTCGCCGAGCTCGTGACCGCGCCGGTGCGCACGGTCGCCCGCAAGCCGAAGTCGCTCGACTGGCACCAGGCCGCTGGTCTCCCGCTCGCGGGGCTCACGGCATACCAGCTGCTCGCACGGCTCGGCCTCAAGGACGGCGAGACGGTCCTCGTGCACGCCGCGGCCGGCGGCGTCGGCCTGTTGGCCGTCCAGATCGCCAAGGCGCTCGGCGCGCGCGTCATCGGCACGGCCTCGGAGGGCAACCACGAGTTCCTGCGCGGGCTGGGTGCCGAGCCCGTGACGTATGGCGACGGGCTGGCCGAGCGGGTGCGCGAGCTGGCGCCCGACGGCGTGGACGTCGTGGCCGACTTCGTCGGTGGCGTGCTCGACTCGACGCTGGCCGTGCTGGCGGATGCTGGGCGGCACGGGTCGATCGCCGACGGCACGGTGGCCGAGAAGGGCGGGATCTCCGCCTGGGTGCGTCCGAGCGCAGAGGACCTCACGGCGCTGGGTGACCTGGCCGACGAAGGCCGGCTGACCGTGCCGGTGGCCGAGGTGTTCGCGCTGGCCGACGTGGCCAAGGCGTTCGAGCTGAGCCAGTCCGGCCACGTGCGCGGCAAGATCGCCATCGAGGTCAGCACCAACTGA